From Rudanella lutea DSM 19387, a single genomic window includes:
- a CDS encoding IMPACT family protein, translating to MLFDDTFCTLSEPTEGQFRDRGSRFLAYAYPIRSETDAKQRLETLRQQHPKAAHHCYAYRLGLGKDHYRVNDDGEPSGTAGRPILNTIYSHDKPGQPLTNILVVVVRYFGGTLLGVPGLINAYKSATVEALANARFETRTIDEQYRIRFSFEQMNSVMRLVKEQQLTVLSQSFDNEPTLEVSMRKTQVNSVLDRLSQLPGVQTEWMPNG from the coding sequence ATGCTTTTTGACGACACTTTTTGCACGCTTTCCGAACCCACCGAGGGGCAGTTTCGCGACCGGGGCAGCCGCTTTCTGGCCTACGCCTACCCGATCCGGTCGGAGACAGACGCCAAACAACGGCTCGAAACCCTGCGCCAGCAACACCCCAAAGCGGCTCACCATTGCTACGCCTACCGGCTGGGCTTGGGGAAGGACCATTACCGGGTCAACGACGACGGTGAACCAAGCGGCACTGCCGGACGGCCGATTCTAAATACGATTTACAGCCACGACAAACCGGGTCAACCGCTCACCAATATACTGGTGGTGGTGGTGCGCTATTTTGGCGGAACCCTGCTGGGAGTACCGGGGCTGATCAACGCCTACAAAAGCGCTACGGTCGAGGCCCTCGCCAACGCCCGGTTCGAGACCCGTACAATTGATGAGCAGTACCGAATTCGGTTCAGTTTCGAGCAGATGAACAGCGTGATGCGGCTGGTGAAAGAGCAACAACTGACGGTCCTGAGCCAATCATTCGACAACGAGCCTACGCTGGAGGTATCTATGCGCAAAACGCAGGTCAACAGCGTACTCGACCGACTGAGTCAGCTACCCGGCGTGCAAACCGAGTGGATGCCAAATGGGTAG